One window of the Nothobranchius furzeri strain GRZ-AD chromosome 3, NfurGRZ-RIMD1, whole genome shotgun sequence genome contains the following:
- the txnrd3 gene encoding thioredoxin reductase 3: MPPVEKDAGKKELKSRIQELIDSNQVMVFSKSYCPFCVKVKDLFKELNVDCNVMELDLMENGTNYQEMLLEMTGQKTVPQVFINKTHVGGCDKTLQAHKDGSLQSLLKGENEAFEYDLIVIGGGSGGLSCSKEAASLGKKVMVLDYVVPTPKGTTWGLGGTCVNVGCIPKKLMHQAALLGSAMEDARKFGWEFDESVKHNWETMKTAVNNYIGSLNWGYRVSLRDKNVNYVNAYAEFVEPHKIKATNKRGKETFHTAARFVLATGERPRYLGVPGDQEYCITSDDLFSLPYCPGKTLIVGASYVALECGGFLAGLGLDVTIMVRSILLRGFDQDMANRAGEYMEEHGVKFIRKHVPIKIEELEAGTPGRLKVTSKSTESDEVVEGEYNTVLIAVGRNACTDKIGLDKAGVKVNPKNGKIPVNDEEQTNVPHIYAIGDILEGKWELTPVAIQAGKLLARRLYAGAAVKCDYINVPTTVFTPMEYGACGLSEEKATEFYGQDNIEVYHSLFWPLEFTVPGRDNNKCYSKIICNKLDNDRVIGFHYLGPNAGEVTQGFGAAMKCGVTKEQLDGTIGIHPTCAEVLTTLDVTKSSGGDITKAGC, encoded by the exons AGAATGGAACAAACTACCAGGAGATGCTGCTGGAGATGACCGGGCAGAAGACCGTTCCTCAGGTCTTCATCAACAAGACCCACGTTGGTGGTTGTGACAAAACCCTGCAG GCTCACAAAGATGGCAGCCTGCAGTCGCTGCTCAAAGGAGAAAACGAAGCGTTTGAATATGACTTAATTGTCATCGGAGGAGGATCTGGAGGACTTTCCTGCTCTAAG GAAGCTGCCTCTTTGGGGAAGAAGGTCATGGTGTTGGACTACGTTGTTCCCACGCCAAAAGGAACCACTTGGG GTCTCGGAGGAACCTGTGTGAatgtgggctgcattcccaagaaGCTGATGCACCAGGCGGCCTTACTGGGCTCAGCCATGGAGGATGCACGCAAGTTTGGCTGGGAGTTCGACGAATCAG TGAAACACAATTGGGAGACGATGAAGACGGCTGTCAACAACTACATTGGCTCTCTGAACTGGGGCTACAGGGTGTCCCTGCGGGACAAAAATGTCAACTACGTCAACGCCTATGCAGAGTTTGTTGAACCACATAAAATTAAA GCGACAAACAAACGAGGAAAGGAGACGTTTCACACAGCAGCCAGATTTGTCTTGGCTACAGGTGAGAGGCCACGCTACCTGGGAGTCCCTGGAGACCAGGAGTACTGCATCACCAG TGACGACCTCTTCTCGTTGCCCTACTGCCCGGGGAAGACGCTGATCGTTGGAGCGTCCTACGTGGCTCTGGAGTGCGGAGGCTTTCTGGCGGGCCTCGGGCTCGACGTCACCATTATGGTGCGCTCCATCCTGCTGAGGGGCTTTGACCAGGATATGGCCAACCGGGCAGGAGAGTACATGGAGGAGCATGGTGTCAAGTTTATCCGCAAACATGTCCCCATAAAG ATCGAGGAGCTGGAAGCAGGAACTCCTGGCAGGCTGAAGGTGACGTCCAAGTCCACCGAGTCAGACGAGGTCGTCGAGGGCGAGTACAACACC GTGCTGATCGCGGTGGGTCGGAACGCTTGCACAGATAAGATTGGACTGGACAAGGCAGGGGTCAAGGTGAATCCCAA GAACGGAAAGATCCCAGTGAACGACGAAGAGCAGACCAATGTGCCTCACATCTATGCCATCGGAGACATTCTGGAAGGGAAGTGGGAGCTGACGCCAGTGGCCATCCAAGCTGGAAAGTTACTGGCACGCCGCCTCTACGCTGGAGCTGCAGTCAAG TGTGACTACATCAATGTTCCCACCACCGTGTTCACTCCGATGGAGTACGGCGCCTGTGGCCTGTCGGAGGAGAAAGCCACAGAGTTCTACGGACAGGACAACATCGAG GTGTACCACAGTCTGTTCTGGCCTTTGGAGTTCACTGTGCCGGGACGCGACAACAACAAATGCTACTCCAAGATAATCTGCAACAAACTGGATAAT GATCGAGTCATCGGCTTCCACTACCTGGGTCCAAATGCAGGAGAGGTGACACAGGGTTTCGGTGCAGCCATGAAATGTGGCGTCACCAAGGAGCAGCTTGATGGCACCATTGGGATCCATCCGACCTGTGCTGAG GTCTTGACCACGCTGGATGTGACCAAGAGCTCCGGTGGAGACATCACTAAAGCTGGTTGCTGA